A section of the Streptomyces sp. Je 1-369 genome encodes:
- the infA gene encoding translation initiation factor IF-1, whose translation MAKKQGAIEIEGTVVESLPNAMFKVELQNGHQVLAHISGKMRMHYIRILPDDRVVVELSPYDLTRGRIVYRYK comes from the coding sequence GTGGCCAAGAAGCAAGGTGCCATCGAGATCGAAGGCACTGTCGTCGAGTCTCTCCCGAACGCCATGTTCAAGGTGGAGCTCCAGAACGGCCACCAGGTCCTGGCACACATCAGTGGCAAGATGCGCATGCACTACATCCGCATCCTCCCTGACGACCGGGTCGTGGTGGAGCTGTCTCCGTACGACCTGACGCGTGGCCGGATCGTCTACCGGTACAAGTAG
- the rpmJ gene encoding 50S ribosomal protein L36, producing MKVKPSVKKICDKCRVIRRHGRVMIICDNPRHKQRQG from the coding sequence ATGAAGGTCAAGCCGAGCGTCAAGAAGATCTGCGACAAGTGCAGGGTGATCCGCCGTCACGGCCGGGTCATGATCATTTGCGACAACCCGCGCCACAAGCAGCGCCAGGGCTGA
- the rpsM gene encoding 30S ribosomal protein S13 has protein sequence MARVEGVDLPREKRIEVALTYVFGIGRTLAQQTLDATEVDRNTRVRDLTEEDLVKIREYVDANIKTEGDLRREIQADIRRKVEIGCYQGLRHRRGLPVRGQRTSTNARTRKGPRRAIAGKKKPGKK, from the coding sequence ATGGCACGCGTTGAAGGCGTTGACCTCCCGCGCGAAAAGCGCATTGAGGTCGCCCTCACCTACGTGTTCGGCATCGGCCGCACGCTGGCCCAGCAGACGCTGGACGCCACCGAGGTGGACCGCAACACCCGCGTTCGCGACCTGACCGAGGAAGACCTCGTCAAGATCCGCGAGTACGTGGACGCCAACATCAAGACCGAGGGTGACCTCCGTCGCGAGATCCAGGCCGACATCCGCCGCAAGGTCGAGATCGGTTGCTACCAGGGTCTCCGTCACCGTCGTGGTCTGCCCGTCCGCGGTCAGCGCACCAGCACGAACGCCCGCACCCGCAAGGGCCCGCGTCGCGCCATCGCCGGTAAGAAGAAGCCGGGCAAGAAGTAG
- the rpsK gene encoding 30S ribosomal protein S11 yields the protein MPPKGRQGAAKKVRRKEKKNVAHGHAHIKSTFNNTIVSITDPTGNVISWASAGHVGFKGSRKSTPFAAQMAAESAARRAQEHGMRKVDVFVKGPGSGRETAIRSLQATGLEVGSIQDVTPTPHNGCRPPKRRRV from the coding sequence ATGCCCCCCAAGGGTCGTCAGGGCGCTGCCAAGAAGGTGCGCCGCAAGGAAAAGAAGAACGTCGCCCACGGGCACGCTCACATCAAGAGCACGTTCAACAACACGATCGTGTCCATCACGGACCCGACCGGCAACGTGATCTCGTGGGCCTCCGCCGGCCACGTCGGCTTCAAGGGCTCGCGCAAGTCCACGCCGTTCGCCGCGCAGATGGCTGCCGAGTCGGCTGCCCGTCGCGCCCAGGAGCACGGCATGCGCAAGGTCGACGTGTTCGTCAAGGGCCCGGGTTCGGGTCGCGAGACGGCCATCCGTTCGCTTCAGGCGACCGGTCTCGAGGTCGGCTCCATCCAGGACGTGACGCCCACGCCGCACAACGGCTGCCGTCCGCCCAAGCGCCGCCGCGTCTGA
- a CDS encoding DNA-directed RNA polymerase subunit alpha, with amino-acid sequence MLIAQRPSLTEEVVDEFRSRFVIEPLEPGFGYTLGNSLRRTLLSSIPGAAVTSIRIDGVLHEFTTVPGVKEDVTDLILNIKQLVVSSEHDEPVVMYLRKQGPGLVTAADIAPPAGVEVHNPDLVLATLNGKGKLEMELTVERGRGYVSAVQNKQVGQEIGRIPVDSIYSPVLKVTYKVEATRVEQRTDFDKLIVDVETKQAMRPRDAMASAGKTLVELFGLARELNIDAEGIDMGPSPTDAALAADLALPIEELELTVRSYNCLKREGIHSVGELVARSEADLLDIRNFGAKSIDEVKMKLNGMGLALKDSPPGFDPTAAADAFGADDDADAGFVETEQY; translated from the coding sequence ATGCTTATTGCACAGCGCCCGTCGCTGACCGAAGAGGTCGTCGACGAGTTCCGCTCCCGGTTCGTGATCGAGCCGCTGGAGCCGGGCTTCGGCTACACCCTCGGCAACTCGCTCCGCCGCACCCTGCTCTCGTCGATCCCCGGCGCTGCTGTCACCAGCATCCGCATCGACGGTGTCCTGCACGAGTTCACCACCGTGCCGGGTGTCAAGGAGGACGTCACCGACCTCATCCTCAACATCAAGCAGCTGGTCGTGTCCAGCGAGCACGACGAGCCCGTCGTGATGTACCTGCGCAAGCAGGGCCCGGGCCTCGTGACCGCCGCTGACATCGCCCCGCCGGCCGGTGTCGAGGTGCACAACCCCGACCTGGTCCTCGCCACGCTCAACGGCAAGGGCAAGCTGGAGATGGAGCTGACCGTCGAGCGCGGTCGCGGCTACGTCTCCGCGGTGCAGAACAAGCAGGTCGGCCAGGAGATCGGCCGTATCCCGGTCGACTCCATCTACTCGCCGGTCCTCAAGGTCACGTACAAGGTCGAGGCGACCCGTGTCGAGCAGCGCACCGACTTCGACAAGCTGATCGTCGACGTCGAGACCAAGCAGGCCATGCGCCCGCGTGACGCCATGGCGTCCGCCGGTAAGACCCTGGTCGAGCTGTTCGGTCTCGCCCGCGAGCTGAACATCGACGCCGAGGGCATCGACATGGGCCCGTCCCCCACGGACGCCGCCCTCGCCGCCGATCTGGCGCTGCCGATCGAGGAGCTCGAGCTCACCGTTCGGTCGTACAACTGCCTCAAGCGCGAGGGCATCCACTCCGTGGGTGAGCTCGTGGCCCGCTCCGAGGCGGACCTGCTCGACATCCGCAACTTCGGTGCGAAGTCGATCGACGAGGTCAAGATGAAGCTCAACGGCATGGGCCTTGCGCTGAAGGACTCGCCTCCCGGCTTCGACCCGACCGCCGCGGCTGACGCGTTCGGCGCGGACGACGACGCCGACGCGGGCTTCGTGGAGACCGAGCAGTACTGA
- the rplQ gene encoding 50S ribosomal protein L17, which yields MPKPAKGARLGGSAAHEKLLLANLAKQLFEYGRITTTEAKARRLRPYAERLVTKAKKGDLHNRRQVLSVITDKSIVHTLFTEIGPRYENRPGGYTRITKIGNRRGDNAPMAIIELVEALTVAQEATGEAEAATKRAVKEDTLKKDAPAEDAPVEAAEESKDA from the coding sequence ATGCCGAAGCCTGCCAAGGGCGCCCGTCTGGGCGGCAGCGCCGCGCACGAGAAGCTTCTGCTGGCGAACCTCGCCAAGCAGCTCTTCGAGTACGGCCGCATCACCACCACCGAGGCGAAGGCCCGTCGTCTGCGTCCGTACGCGGAGCGTCTGGTCACCAAGGCGAAGAAGGGTGACCTTCACAACCGCCGCCAGGTGCTGTCCGTCATCACCGACAAGAGCATCGTGCACACGCTCTTCACGGAGATCGGCCCGCGCTACGAGAACCGCCCGGGTGGCTACACCCGCATCACCAAGATCGGTAACCGTCGTGGCGACAACGCGCCCATGGCGATCATCGAGCTGGTGGAGGCCCTGACCGTGGCCCAGGAGGCCACCGGTGAGGCCGAGGCCGCGACCAAGCGTGCCGTCAAGGAAGACACCCTCAAGAAGGACGCGCCCGCCGAGGACGCGCCGGTTGAGGC